The following are from one region of the Variovorax sp. V213 genome:
- a CDS encoding carbon-nitrogen hydrolase family protein, producing the protein MPATVHPKLRVAAVQAAPVFLDLDGTIDKTIDLMAQAAGQGVKLIAFPETWVPGYPWWIWLDSPAWGMQFVQRYHDNALVVGSGEFDRIREAARKQKIWVSLGYSEKAAGSLYIAQALFDDQGNTVQTRRKLKPTHVERTVFGEGDGCDLAVVETPIGNIGSLSCWEHLQPLSKYAMYAQNEQIHCGAWPSFSLYRGAAYALGPELNNAASQVYAAEGQCFVVAPCATVSQAMSDLMCTDAGKQQMLRVGGGFARIYAPDGSPLGTPLAEDQEGLVIADIDLGMIALAKAAADPSGHYSRPDVTQLLLNKTRREPVVLQRAPEVEGGAFEAIVATPEAAAAPRQQPLAA; encoded by the coding sequence ATGCCCGCCACCGTTCATCCCAAGCTCCGCGTCGCCGCCGTGCAGGCCGCGCCCGTATTCCTCGATCTCGACGGCACCATCGACAAGACCATCGACCTCATGGCCCAGGCAGCCGGCCAGGGCGTGAAGCTCATCGCCTTTCCCGAAACCTGGGTGCCCGGCTATCCCTGGTGGATCTGGCTCGACTCGCCGGCCTGGGGCATGCAGTTCGTGCAGCGCTACCACGACAACGCGCTGGTCGTCGGCTCCGGCGAGTTCGACCGCATCAGGGAAGCCGCGCGCAAGCAGAAGATCTGGGTTTCGCTGGGCTACAGCGAAAAGGCCGCCGGCAGCCTCTACATTGCGCAGGCGCTGTTCGACGACCAGGGCAACACGGTGCAGACGCGCCGCAAGCTCAAGCCCACGCACGTGGAGCGCACCGTGTTCGGGGAAGGCGACGGCTGCGACCTGGCCGTGGTCGAGACACCCATCGGCAACATCGGATCGCTCTCTTGCTGGGAGCATCTTCAGCCGCTCAGCAAGTATGCGATGTATGCACAGAACGAGCAGATCCACTGCGGCGCCTGGCCCAGCTTTTCGCTCTACCGCGGCGCGGCCTACGCGCTCGGCCCCGAGCTCAACAACGCCGCGAGCCAGGTGTACGCGGCCGAGGGTCAGTGCTTCGTCGTGGCACCGTGCGCCACGGTGTCGCAGGCCATGAGCGACCTGATGTGCACCGATGCGGGCAAGCAGCAGATGCTGCGCGTCGGCGGCGGCTTTGCGCGCATCTACGCACCCGACGGCTCGCCGCTCGGCACGCCGCTGGCCGAAGACCAGGAAGGTCTGGTGATCGCCGACATCGACCTGGGAATGATCGCGCTCGCCAAGGCGGCGGCCGACCCAAGCGGCCACTATTCGCGCCCCGACGTCACGCAACTGCTGCTGAACAAGACGCGCCGCGAGCCCGTGGTGCTGCAGCGCGCGCCCGAAGTCGAAGGCGGTGCCTTCGAAGCCATCGTCGCCACACCCGAGGCGGCAGCGGCGCCGCGCCAGCAGCCGCTGGCCGCCTGA
- a CDS encoding phenylacetaldoxime dehydratase family protein, whose amino-acid sequence MESAIAEHLKCPRTRHRRVEDDYAPPYPVWSARAPAAVRQVVMGYFGVQSRGAETRGRACAALMKIAAGFALPDGPGHHDFAHHVDADGYDNMIAIAYWDDPAAHARWCRAPGIDAWWRSDERLADGLGYFREIVSPRAEHFETMFNTPDRLEGVGVVMGGVSGELQEHGYWGSMRDRIPLSQTDAMAPSGSRAIIAGAPAPGQRVRVAGHENIAMIRSGQEWADTTGQERSLYLGEMEPVLREGMDFLRDQGLGIGCYSNRYMHHLDANGTPLEKSFGLSFWRSLADMERWAESHPTHVAIFGSFMRYVQALNFQLQLRVYHEVSVLKADEQSYEYINCHARSGLVNGLA is encoded by the coding sequence ATGGAATCCGCCATTGCCGAGCACCTGAAGTGTCCCCGCACGCGCCACCGCCGCGTGGAGGACGACTATGCGCCGCCCTATCCCGTCTGGTCGGCACGCGCGCCGGCCGCGGTCAGGCAGGTCGTGATGGGCTATTTCGGCGTGCAGTCGCGCGGGGCCGAAACGCGGGGCCGCGCGTGCGCGGCGCTGATGAAGATCGCAGCCGGCTTCGCCCTGCCCGACGGCCCCGGCCACCACGACTTCGCGCACCATGTCGACGCCGACGGCTACGACAACATGATCGCCATCGCCTACTGGGACGACCCTGCCGCGCACGCTCGCTGGTGCAGGGCGCCCGGCATCGATGCCTGGTGGCGCTCCGACGAGCGGCTGGCGGATGGCCTCGGCTATTTCCGCGAAATCGTTTCGCCGCGTGCCGAGCACTTCGAGACCATGTTCAACACGCCGGACCGCCTCGAAGGCGTCGGCGTGGTGATGGGCGGCGTGAGCGGCGAGCTGCAGGAGCATGGCTACTGGGGTTCGATGCGCGACCGCATCCCGTTGTCGCAGACCGATGCCATGGCGCCTTCGGGCTCGCGCGCCATCATCGCCGGCGCTCCCGCACCGGGGCAGCGCGTGCGCGTGGCGGGCCACGAGAACATCGCGATGATCCGCTCCGGCCAGGAGTGGGCCGACACCACGGGCCAGGAACGCTCGCTCTATCTCGGCGAAATGGAACCCGTGCTGCGCGAGGGCATGGACTTCCTGCGCGACCAGGGCCTGGGCATCGGCTGCTACAGCAACCGCTACATGCATCACCTCGACGCCAACGGTACGCCGCTGGAGAAATCATTCGGCCTGAGCTTCTGGCGCTCGCTCGCCGACATGGAACGCTGGGCCGAATCGCATCCCACGCACGTGGCGATCTTCGGCAGCTTCATGCGCTACGTGCAGGCGCTGAACTTCCAGCTTCAGCTGCGGGTGTACCACGAGGTGTCGGTGCTGAAGGCCGACGAGCAGAGCTACGAATACATCAACTGCCATGCGCGCAGCGGGCTCGTGAACGGGCTGGCGTAG
- a CDS encoding DUF904 domain-containing protein, with translation MPASSPIDQIAERVERLLVRHEEVQRTNALLQEQVEALTRERDALKSRLAAARTRLDALLERLPAEPPSEDSPA, from the coding sequence ATGCCCGCCTCCAGCCCCATCGACCAGATCGCCGAGCGTGTGGAACGCCTGCTCGTGCGTCATGAAGAGGTGCAGCGCACCAATGCGCTGCTGCAGGAGCAGGTCGAAGCGCTCACGCGCGAGCGCGACGCACTCAAGTCGCGGCTTGCCGCGGCCCGCACGCGCCTCGATGCGCTGCTCGAGCGGCTGCCGGCCGAACCACCTTCCGAAGATTCCCCCGCATGA
- a CDS encoding sulfite exporter TauE/SafE family protein, which translates to MTSLLDPLLIAELAALGLGTGFLAGLLGIGGGMLMVPFITIIMGHRGVASDLAVKMAIATSMATIIFTSVSSVRAHHKRGAVRWDIVRRLAPGIVIGSLLGSLGVFALLKGTVLAIVFALFVGFSATQMFLDRKPKPTRQMPGTAGQLSAGGAIGFISGLVGAGGGFVSVPFMTWCNISIHNAVATSAALGFPIAVANVLGYVVSGQSVQGLPGGSFGYIWLPALAVIAVCSVLTAPLGAKAAHNLPVKKLKRVFASILYLLAAYMLWKGLQG; encoded by the coding sequence GTGACTTCCCTGCTCGACCCCCTCCTGATCGCCGAATTGGCCGCGCTCGGCCTGGGCACCGGTTTTCTGGCGGGCCTGCTCGGCATCGGCGGCGGGATGCTCATGGTGCCGTTCATCACGATCATCATGGGCCATCGCGGAGTTGCTTCCGATCTTGCGGTGAAGATGGCGATCGCCACCTCGATGGCCACGATCATCTTCACCTCGGTGTCCAGCGTGCGCGCGCACCACAAGCGCGGCGCGGTGCGCTGGGACATCGTGCGGCGCCTTGCGCCCGGCATCGTCATCGGCAGCCTGCTGGGCAGCCTTGGCGTGTTCGCGCTGCTCAAGGGCACCGTACTGGCCATCGTCTTCGCCCTGTTCGTTGGCTTCTCGGCCACGCAGATGTTCCTCGACCGCAAGCCCAAGCCCACGCGCCAGATGCCGGGCACCGCGGGGCAGCTGTCGGCGGGCGGCGCCATCGGCTTCATCTCGGGCCTGGTCGGCGCGGGCGGCGGCTTCGTCAGCGTGCCGTTCATGACCTGGTGCAACATTTCCATCCACAACGCCGTGGCCACCAGCGCGGCGCTCGGCTTTCCGATCGCGGTGGCCAACGTGCTGGGCTACGTGGTCAGCGGGCAGTCGGTGCAGGGCCTGCCGGGCGGCTCGTTCGGGTACATCTGGCTGCCCGCGCTCGCGGTCATTGCAGTGTGCAGCGTGCTCACCGCGCCGCTGGGCGCAAAGGCGGCGCACAACCTGCCGGTGAAGAAACTCAAGCGCGTGTTCGCGAGCATCCTGTACCTGCTGGCGGCCTACATGCTCTGGAAGGGCCTGCAAGGCTAG
- a CDS encoding TonB-dependent receptor, producing MTSCGSLSLGRVPARRRRLACLPLALASAFGGMALLQLPLAVHAQQVAAAPVLGETVVTANRTPQPLSDLVGDVSVIDRQTIERSGAVGVADVLARLPGIEITRNGGVGNTTSLFIRGAETRFTAVYVDGVRVDSQSTGGAGWESIPLSQIDRIEVLRGPAAAVYGSDAVGGVIQLFTKRGEEGVSPYAGIGFGSHGLRKAEAGVSGKSGALDYSLGVAHEESRGFNVQPLDKRTPSRDGYTSPDRDGYRSNAGNLRLGYQLTPDQRLDATLLYSDMEAGYDALVSSRTRPPIQFKNDIGNNTLRTAGLSWSAKWNDVYSTRVQVTDSQSVYKTQPSFYRTETNLRGYLFQNEFRFGPHLVTATLERREDALENAPTLFSGLLASKRSQDAVSLGYGFVQGAHSLQLHVRRDDDSEFGGKTTGSAAYGFSITPRLRATVSAGTSFRAPTLYQRFSEYGTPSLKPESGRNVELGLRYTDGGTHAGIVVYQNRVNNLIVFDGSATNCRSGFGCYASTARARYQGVTLSGGHRIGDVTLRASADFQDPRDLDTDLLLARRARRHGTLGADWRIAGWTLGAEVQSSSKRYDDGANTRTLGGYTVLNLVASTQITRDIGLVARVDNVGDKDYTLARGYATGGRNAYIGLKWTPQ from the coding sequence ATGACTTCCTGTGGTTCCCTTTCCCTCGGCCGTGTTCCCGCGCGCCGTCGCCGCCTTGCCTGCCTGCCGCTGGCGCTGGCGTCCGCTTTCGGCGGCATGGCGCTGCTTCAACTGCCCCTGGCTGTGCATGCGCAGCAAGTCGCAGCCGCCCCTGTGCTCGGCGAAACGGTGGTCACGGCCAACCGCACGCCGCAGCCGCTGTCGGACCTGGTGGGCGACGTGTCGGTCATCGACCGGCAGACCATCGAGCGCAGCGGCGCGGTCGGCGTGGCCGATGTGCTGGCGCGACTGCCGGGCATCGAGATCACGCGCAACGGCGGCGTGGGCAATACCACCAGCCTCTTCATCCGCGGCGCAGAGACGCGCTTCACGGCCGTGTACGTCGATGGCGTGCGCGTCGATTCGCAATCGACCGGTGGCGCCGGGTGGGAGAGCATCCCGCTCTCGCAGATCGATCGCATCGAAGTGCTGCGCGGCCCGGCTGCCGCGGTGTACGGCTCCGACGCCGTGGGCGGCGTGATCCAGCTCTTCACCAAGCGCGGCGAAGAAGGCGTGTCCCCCTATGCGGGCATCGGCTTCGGCAGCCATGGCCTGCGCAAGGCCGAGGCTGGCGTGAGCGGCAAGTCCGGCGCTCTGGACTATTCGCTGGGTGTCGCGCATGAAGAGAGCAGGGGCTTCAACGTGCAGCCTCTGGACAAGCGCACGCCCTCGAGGGACGGTTACACCAGCCCCGACCGCGACGGCTATCGCAGCAATGCCGGCAACCTGCGTCTGGGCTACCAGCTCACCCCCGACCAACGACTCGACGCCACGCTGCTCTACAGCGACATGGAAGCGGGCTACGACGCGCTTGTCAGCTCCAGGACCCGGCCGCCGATCCAGTTCAAGAACGACATCGGCAACAACACGCTGCGCACGGCCGGGCTTTCGTGGTCGGCCAAGTGGAACGACGTCTACAGCACGCGCGTACAGGTCACCGATTCGCAATCGGTCTACAAGACGCAGCCCTCGTTCTATCGCACCGAGACGAACCTTCGCGGCTACCTGTTCCAGAACGAATTCCGCTTTGGCCCGCACCTGGTGACGGCCACGCTCGAACGCCGCGAAGACGCGCTGGAAAATGCGCCGACCCTCTTCAGCGGCCTGCTCGCGAGCAAGCGCTCGCAGGATGCGGTCTCGCTCGGCTACGGCTTCGTGCAGGGCGCGCATTCGCTCCAGCTGCACGTGCGCCGCGACGACGACAGCGAATTCGGCGGCAAGACCACCGGCAGCGCGGCCTACGGCTTCTCGATCACGCCCAGGCTGCGCGCCACCGTGTCGGCCGGAACGTCTTTCCGCGCGCCGACGCTGTACCAGCGCTTCAGCGAATACGGCACGCCTAGCCTCAAGCCCGAGTCGGGCCGCAACGTCGAGCTGGGCCTGCGGTACACCGACGGCGGCACGCATGCGGGCATCGTGGTCTACCAGAACCGCGTCAACAACCTGATCGTGTTCGACGGCTCGGCCACCAACTGCCGCTCCGGCTTCGGCTGCTATGCAAGTACTGCGCGCGCCCGCTACCAGGGCGTGACGCTGTCGGGCGGCCACCGCATCGGCGACGTGACCTTGCGCGCATCGGCCGATTTCCAGGATCCGCGCGACCTGGACACCGACCTCCTGCTGGCGCGCCGCGCCCGCCGCCACGGCACGCTGGGCGCCGACTGGCGCATCGCCGGCTGGACGCTGGGCGCGGAGGTGCAATCGTCGAGCAAGCGCTACGACGACGGGGCCAATACCCGCACCCTGGGCGGCTACACCGTGCTGAACCTGGTGGCCAGCACGCAGATCACGCGCGACATCGGCCTGGTGGCCCGCGTCGACAATGTGGGCGACAAGGACTACACGCTTGCACGCGGCTACGCCACCGGCGGCCGCAACGCTTACATCGGCCTGAAGTGGACACCGCAATAA
- a CDS encoding helix-turn-helix domain-containing protein, with amino-acid sequence MNQLLSTDAVPRDQRLPYWTDMICNVYVQLGCDPVRERGAGNFEGSIRHHTLPSLDVSVVKSGPQKVMRTPGHISRSGDDYFLVSIQARGHGVVRQDGRDAVLAAGDFALYDSTRPYELLFDDTFEQIVLKLPGERLRSELHDTEALTATTVSGREGAGHLLLGMIRTLREDIDTLQPASALAVANGVQSILVAGLQTLPAARSPGLSSLTAYHLARVKRRIDEQLADPSLSVGSLAAELGVSASHIHRIFKSEPLTPSQYIWERRLEACSRDLLEPRLAGRPVADIAYGRGFNDAAHFSRAFRERFGCSPREWRQQRVQ; translated from the coding sequence ATGAACCAGTTGCTCAGCACCGACGCGGTCCCGCGCGACCAGCGGCTCCCCTACTGGACCGACATGATCTGCAACGTCTACGTGCAGCTCGGGTGCGACCCGGTGCGCGAACGCGGCGCGGGCAACTTCGAAGGCAGCATCCGCCACCACACCCTGCCGAGCCTGGACGTGTCGGTGGTCAAGTCAGGGCCGCAGAAGGTCATGCGCACGCCGGGGCACATCTCGCGCTCGGGCGACGATTACTTCCTGGTCAGCATCCAGGCGCGCGGGCATGGCGTGGTGCGGCAGGACGGGCGCGATGCCGTGCTGGCGGCGGGCGACTTTGCGCTGTACGACAGCACCCGGCCGTATGAGCTGCTGTTCGACGACACCTTCGAGCAGATCGTGCTCAAGCTCCCCGGAGAACGCCTGCGCAGCGAGCTGCACGACACCGAAGCGTTGACGGCCACCACCGTCTCGGGCCGCGAGGGTGCGGGGCACCTGCTGCTTGGCATGATCCGCACGCTGCGCGAAGACATCGACACGCTGCAACCAGCCTCTGCGCTCGCGGTGGCCAACGGCGTGCAAAGCATTCTGGTTGCGGGTCTGCAGACGCTGCCCGCTGCGCGCTCGCCGGGGCTGAGCAGTCTCACGGCGTACCACCTTGCGCGCGTGAAGCGCCGCATCGACGAGCAACTGGCCGATCCATCACTTTCGGTGGGAAGCCTCGCGGCGGAGTTGGGCGTGTCGGCAAGCCACATCCACCGCATCTTCAAGAGCGAGCCGCTCACGCCTTCGCAATACATCTGGGAGCGGCGGCTCGAAGCCTGCAGCCGCGACCTGCTCGAGCCGCGCCTGGCCGGGCGGCCGGTGGCCGACATTGCCTACGGCCGCGGCTTCAATGACGCAGCGCACTTCAGCCGCGCATTCCGAGAACGCTTCGGCTGCTCGCCGCGCGAGTGGCGGCAGCAGCGCGTTCAATAG
- a CDS encoding malonyl-CoA synthase produces the protein MKTKANPNLFAALRASFPADLDSIAVETDNALFYSWRDLDRASAMMANLLGALGLEEGARVAVQVEKSVEAMILYLATLRAGYVFLPLNTAYQSAEIEYFIGNAEPAVVVCTSRNASWVRPIANAAGTRHVFTLDDDRTGTLLEAAAQCSDQHVIAKRKADDLAAILYTSGTTGRSKGAMLTHGNLLSNAEVLKDYWGWTQGDVLIHALPIFHVHGLFVALHGALLNGSKMIWFSKFDPKRVVEKLPEATVFMGVPTLYVRLLAEPGLTREAVRNMRLFVAGSAPLLIETFDEWRERTGHTILERYGMSETVMLTSNPYNPAQGERRGGTVGFALPGVRLRVRDDSGRDCTTDEIGNIQVSGPNVFVGYWRMPEKTKEEFTADGFFKTGDVGKIDGSGYITIVGRSKDLIISGGYNVYPAEIEGYINELPGVAESAVVGVPHPDFGEVGVAIVIPKAGGALDADAIVAELKSKLANFKIPKRCFVVGELPRNAMGKVQKALLRDQHKRLFA, from the coding sequence ATGAAGACGAAAGCCAACCCCAACCTGTTCGCCGCCCTGCGTGCGTCCTTTCCCGCCGACCTCGACAGCATTGCGGTGGAAACCGACAACGCCCTGTTCTATTCGTGGCGCGATCTCGACCGTGCCAGCGCCATGATGGCCAACCTGCTCGGCGCGCTGGGCCTGGAAGAGGGCGCCCGCGTTGCGGTGCAGGTCGAGAAGTCGGTCGAGGCGATGATTCTCTATCTCGCCACGCTGCGCGCGGGCTATGTGTTCCTGCCCCTCAATACCGCCTATCAAAGCGCCGAGATCGAATACTTCATCGGCAACGCCGAACCGGCCGTGGTGGTGTGCACCAGCCGCAATGCCTCGTGGGTCAGGCCCATCGCCAATGCGGCGGGCACGCGGCACGTGTTCACGCTCGACGACGACCGCACCGGCACGCTGCTGGAAGCGGCCGCGCAATGCAGCGACCAGCACGTGATTGCAAAGAGGAAAGCCGACGACCTGGCCGCCATCCTCTACACCAGCGGCACCACCGGCCGCAGCAAGGGCGCGATGCTCACGCATGGCAACCTGCTGTCGAACGCCGAGGTGCTCAAGGATTACTGGGGCTGGACCCAAGGCGACGTGCTGATCCACGCGCTGCCGATCTTTCATGTGCATGGCCTCTTCGTCGCGTTGCACGGTGCACTGCTCAACGGCAGCAAGATGATCTGGTTCTCGAAATTCGATCCGAAGCGCGTGGTCGAGAAGCTGCCGGAAGCCACTGTGTTCATGGGCGTGCCGACGCTCTACGTGCGGCTGCTGGCCGAACCGGGCCTCACGCGCGAAGCGGTGCGCAACATGCGCCTCTTCGTCGCGGGTTCCGCGCCGCTGCTCATCGAAACCTTCGACGAGTGGCGCGAGCGCACCGGCCACACCATTCTCGAGCGCTACGGCATGAGCGAGACGGTGATGCTCACTTCCAACCCCTACAACCCCGCGCAGGGCGAGCGCCGCGGCGGCACCGTGGGCTTCGCACTGCCGGGCGTGCGGCTGCGCGTGCGCGACGACAGCGGCCGTGACTGCACCACCGACGAGATCGGCAACATCCAGGTGAGTGGCCCGAACGTGTTCGTGGGTTACTGGCGCATGCCCGAGAAAACGAAAGAAGAATTCACCGCCGACGGTTTCTTCAAGACCGGCGACGTCGGCAAGATCGACGGCAGCGGCTACATCACCATCGTCGGGCGCAGCAAGGACCTGATCATCAGCGGGGGCTACAACGTCTACCCGGCCGAGATCGAGGGCTATATCAACGAGCTGCCCGGCGTGGCCGAGAGCGCCGTGGTCGGCGTGCCGCACCCCGACTTCGGCGAAGTCGGCGTCGCCATCGTCATTCCCAAGGCGGGCGGGGCGCTCGACGCCGATGCCATTGTTGCGGAGCTCAAGTCGAAGCTCGCGAACTTCAAGATTCCGAAGCGCTGCTTTGTCGTCGGCGAACTGCCGCGCAACGCCATGGGCAAGGTGCAGAAGGCGCTGCTGCGGGATCAGCACAAGAGGCTGTTCGCCTAG
- a CDS encoding cobyrinate a,c-diamide synthase: MDTAISQPDADDEQAAGHTCAAVLVAAPASGQGKTTVAAALARLHTRQGRRVRVFKCGPDFLDPHWLALASGAPVHSLDLWMTGEADCRRRLHAAAGEADLLIVEGVMGLFDGNPSAADLAERFGLPVLAVIDAQAMAGTFGALAYGLQNFRPALPWAGVLANRVASERHAGMLEEALREPAQWLGALPRGADFALPERHLGLVAAHELGDAMARLDAAADAIATTPLGRRALQELPQVRFEAPAAGPEPRIAPMLDGRTIAVARDAAFAFIYPANLGVLAALGARVVFFSPLAGDALPACDAVWLPGGYPELHAKALSARAALRDALAAHVAADKPVWAECGGMMALFEELQTADGASHLLWGLLPGRVTMQKRLAALGPQQLRLGADLLRGHTFHYSSCETPLMPAALTGRPDAAAGARGGEAFYVHGPVRASYFHAWFASSPEATARLFSAAPIELDRETPEENAHAHA, encoded by the coding sequence GTGGACACCGCAATAAGCCAACCCGACGCGGACGACGAACAGGCCGCAGGGCACACCTGCGCCGCCGTGCTGGTGGCGGCGCCGGCTTCGGGGCAGGGCAAGACCACCGTGGCGGCCGCCCTGGCGCGGCTGCACACGCGCCAGGGCCGACGCGTGCGGGTCTTCAAGTGCGGGCCCGACTTTCTCGACCCGCACTGGTTGGCGCTTGCGAGTGGTGCGCCGGTGCATTCGCTCGACCTGTGGATGACCGGCGAGGCGGATTGCCGGCGGCGGCTGCATGCGGCGGCCGGCGAGGCCGATTTGCTGATCGTCGAAGGCGTGATGGGCCTGTTCGACGGCAACCCCAGCGCAGCGGACCTGGCCGAGCGCTTCGGTCTGCCCGTACTCGCGGTGATCGATGCCCAAGCCATGGCCGGTACCTTCGGTGCGCTGGCTTATGGACTGCAGAACTTTCGGCCCGCGCTGCCATGGGCCGGCGTGCTGGCCAACCGCGTGGCAAGCGAGCGGCATGCCGGCATGCTCGAAGAAGCCCTGCGCGAACCCGCGCAATGGCTCGGCGCCTTGCCGCGCGGAGCCGATTTCGCGCTGCCCGAGCGGCACCTGGGCCTGGTCGCCGCGCATGAACTCGGCGACGCGATGGCGCGGCTCGATGCGGCCGCCGACGCGATCGCCACAACGCCCCTCGGCCGGCGCGCACTTCAGGAATTGCCGCAGGTCCGCTTCGAGGCGCCCGCGGCCGGGCCGGAGCCACGCATCGCTCCCATGCTCGACGGCCGCACCATCGCCGTCGCGCGCGATGCGGCTTTTGCCTTCATCTATCCCGCCAACCTCGGCGTGCTCGCGGCATTGGGTGCGCGGGTCGTTTTTTTCTCGCCGCTCGCCGGAGATGCGCTGCCCGCATGCGATGCGGTCTGGCTGCCCGGCGGCTATCCCGAGCTGCATGCCAAGGCGCTGTCGGCCCGCGCCGCGCTGCGTGACGCGCTTGCCGCGCACGTCGCGGCGGACAAGCCGGTATGGGCCGAATGCGGCGGCATGATGGCGCTGTTCGAGGAGCTGCAAACAGCCGACGGCGCATCGCACCTGCTCTGGGGCCTGCTGCCGGGCCGCGTGACGATGCAAAAACGGCTGGCTGCACTGGGTCCCCAGCAACTCAGGTTGGGCGCCGACCTGCTGCGCGGACACACCTTCCACTATTCGAGCTGCGAGACACCGCTCATGCCGGCGGCGCTCACTGGCCGGCCCGATGCCGCCGCGGGCGCACGCGGCGGCGAGGCCTTCTACGTGCACGGCCCGGTGCGTGCGAGCTATTTCCACGCGTGGTTTGCTTCCAGTCCCGAAGCCACCGCCAGGCTGTTCAGTGCTGCGCCGATCGAGCTCGACCGCGAAACCCCGGAGGAAAACGCGCATGCCCATGCTTGA
- a CDS encoding universal stress protein, translated as MKILIAVDGSAYTQKALSYLLANRAMFVDGHELTIVHVCTGISGHVARHLSKEVIADYYAEENAKVIEPVKARFAENGVANYAVDKRHGHAAEEILKSAAAAHAELIVLGTHGHGIFGRALMGSVATKVISETDTTVLLVQ; from the coding sequence ATGAAAATCCTCATCGCCGTCGATGGCAGCGCCTATACGCAAAAGGCGCTCAGCTACCTTCTCGCCAACCGCGCCATGTTCGTGGATGGCCACGAGCTGACCATCGTGCATGTCTGCACCGGCATCTCGGGGCACGTGGCCCGCCACCTCAGCAAAGAGGTGATCGCCGACTACTACGCCGAGGAAAACGCCAAGGTGATCGAGCCCGTGAAGGCACGGTTCGCGGAGAACGGCGTAGCCAACTACGCGGTCGACAAGCGCCACGGCCACGCGGCCGAAGAGATTCTCAAGTCGGCCGCGGCGGCACACGCCGAACTCATCGTGCTGGGCACCCATGGCCACGGCATCTTCGGCCGTGCGTTGATGGGCTCGGTGGCCACCAAGGTGATCTCCGAGACCGACACCACGGTCCTGCTCGTGCAGTAG
- a CDS encoding enoyl-CoA hydratase/isomerase family protein, translating to MDERHVSLRREGAVAFVTLSNAGRLNAMTRGMWRELRAVFDGIRQAVDTELRCVVVRGEGGAFCAGGDISEYPSFRFDEASLREFHENEVWGALQAMLDCPLPVVAQIEGACMGAGIEIASCCDIRLAGASAKFGAPIAKLGFPMAPREAALVHGAIGDVLARDMLLAAGVHGAQRLYDAGFLLHVLPDNEVAAAARAHAARIAALAPQAARLHKRTFAMLKAGAHSTENLLATAYDYADSAEHREGIDAFLAKRTPNF from the coding sequence ATGGACGAGCGCCACGTTTCACTGCGCCGCGAGGGCGCCGTTGCGTTCGTCACCCTGTCGAATGCGGGGCGCCTCAATGCCATGACGCGTGGCATGTGGCGCGAGCTGCGTGCGGTGTTCGACGGGATCCGCCAGGCGGTTGATACCGAGCTGCGCTGCGTCGTGGTTCGCGGCGAGGGCGGCGCCTTCTGCGCCGGCGGCGACATCTCCGAGTACCCGTCGTTCCGTTTCGACGAAGCCAGCCTGCGCGAATTTCACGAGAACGAAGTCTGGGGCGCACTCCAGGCCATGCTCGATTGCCCGCTGCCCGTGGTCGCGCAGATCGAAGGCGCATGCATGGGCGCCGGCATCGAGATCGCGAGCTGCTGCGACATCCGCCTTGCAGGAGCCTCTGCGAAATTCGGCGCGCCCATCGCGAAGCTCGGCTTTCCGATGGCGCCGCGAGAGGCGGCGCTGGTCCATGGCGCGATTGGCGACGTGCTGGCGCGCGACATGCTGCTGGCCGCCGGCGTGCATGGCGCACAGCGCCTGTACGACGCGGGTTTTCTGCTGCATGTGCTGCCCGACAATGAGGTGGCTGCCGCTGCGCGGGCCCATGCCGCGCGCATCGCGGCCCTGGCGCCGCAGGCCGCGCGCCTGCACAAGCGTACCTTCGCCATGCTGAAAGCCGGCGCGCATTCGACAGAGAACCTGCTCGCAACCGCCTACGACTACGCCGACTCCGCCGAGCACCGCGAAGGCATCGACGCCTTTCTTGCCAAGCGCACACCGAATTTCTGA
- a CDS encoding cell division protein ZapA: protein MKQIEVQIMGQSYLLGCPDGGEAQLREAVDRVDAAMCKIRDAGKVKARDRIAVLASLNLAFDLAAQQTAAAAAAASAPAAAAPAGEAGEADAKAAQLIQKLDQALAGDDHLL from the coding sequence ATGAAGCAGATCGAAGTTCAGATCATGGGCCAGAGCTATCTGCTCGGCTGTCCCGATGGCGGCGAGGCGCAGCTGCGCGAAGCCGTCGATCGCGTGGACGCGGCCATGTGCAAGATCCGCGATGCAGGCAAGGTAAAGGCACGCGACCGCATCGCAGTGCTGGCCTCGTTGAACCTGGCTTTCGACCTGGCCGCACAGCAGACCGCCGCCGCGGCTGCAGCGGCATCCGCACCTGCTGCTGCGGCTCCCGCGGGTGAGGCCGGCGAAGCCGATGCCAAGGCCGCGCAACTCATCCAGAAACTCGATCAAGCCCTCGCGGGCGATGATCATTTACTCTGA